In Anaerolineales bacterium, a genomic segment contains:
- a CDS encoding nitroreductase family protein encodes MSSVASEIGHIIRGRRSIRRYTDRPVSREVVETLLSLAIWSPSAHNRQPWRFAVTEQGERRERLAQAMGEQLRADLTVDGVSAEAIAADTGRSYARITAAPIVIIAALSLIDMDHYPDPRRSAAEHLMAVQSTAMAVQNILLAAHAEGLGACWMCAPLFCPEVVRDALALPDDWQPQALITLGYPAVTRASTRHSLETRLLWR; translated from the coding sequence GTGTCATCTGTGGCGTCTGAAATTGGGCATATAATCAGAGGTAGGCGTTCGATCCGCCGTTATACGGATCGTCCCGTCTCGCGGGAGGTGGTGGAAACGTTGCTTTCTTTGGCAATCTGGTCACCTTCTGCGCATAACCGCCAACCATGGCGTTTCGCCGTTACTGAACAGGGCGAGAGGCGGGAGCGTTTGGCACAGGCAATGGGCGAGCAACTCCGGGCGGATTTGACGGTGGATGGTGTTTCTGCCGAGGCAATTGCGGCGGATACGGGGCGTTCCTACGCCCGCATCACAGCAGCGCCCATCGTGATTATTGCCGCCCTCAGCCTCATTGACATGGATCACTACCCCGACCCGCGTCGCAGCGCTGCCGAACACCTTATGGCGGTGCAAAGTACGGCAATGGCAGTCCAAAACATCCTTCTTGCCGCACACGCCGAGGGGTTGGGGGCGTGCTGGATGTGTGCGCCGCTTTTTTGCCCAGAGGTCGTTCGGGACGCGCTAGCACTTCCCGATGATTGGCAGCCGCAAGCACTCATTACATTGGGTTACCCCGCTGTAACGCGGGCATCGACCCGCCACAGTTTGGAAACGAGGCTTTTATGGCGCTAA
- a CDS encoding NUDIX hydrolase, whose amino-acid sequence MAMPARVPAVRAVIAHEGRFLLVQHHNQLPANAGKWGLPGGRIEATDKDLIFALERELHEEFAMQINLVGFVAMYTFRDRSHHIFLATPRSLEFTIDRKEIVDTQWCTLEEVRSQHDSGRLHAGFELAAIRASLARYGGAVSGRTA is encoded by the coding sequence ATGGCGATGCCAGCCCGTGTACCTGCGGTTCGGGCAGTAATTGCCCACGAGGGTCGGTTTCTTCTTGTCCAACATCATAACCAACTGCCCGCGAATGCCGGAAAATGGGGACTGCCGGGTGGGCGCATTGAGGCAACCGACAAGGATTTGATCTTTGCCTTAGAGCGCGAACTTCACGAAGAATTTGCCATGCAGATTAATTTGGTTGGCTTTGTGGCAATGTATACCTTCCGGGACCGCTCACATCATATTTTTCTGGCGACTCCGCGCTCATTGGAATTCACCATTGATCGTAAAGAGATCGTTGATACCCAGTGGTGTACGCTGGAAGAAGTGCGCTCGCAGCATGATAGTGGGCGGCTGCACGCCGGCTTTGAATTAGCGGCAATCCGCGCCAGTCTTGCCCGCTATGGCGGCGCCGTTTCAGGGCGCACCGCGTAG
- the cofC gene encoding 2-phospho-L-lactate guanylyltransferase — MRVWAIIPVKPFVRAKSRLANVLTAEQREALAERMLRHGILTLKEAPVITGVTVVSRDSRALAIARDMGVFTVQESGAPELNAALARAAEVVRVQGAEAILVMPSDLPLYTGEDVEKIVHMGRFNASVVIAPDRFEEGTNALFIAPPGLIPFGFGEGSFARHMTLAREAGATVQVYRSERIALDLDTPDDLTHYEQWSGAAASPLYY, encoded by the coding sequence ATGCGCGTATGGGCGATCATCCCGGTGAAACCGTTTGTCCGGGCGAAGAGTCGGTTGGCAAACGTCCTCACGGCGGAACAACGCGAGGCGTTGGCAGAGCGGATGCTGCGGCATGGTATTTTGACCCTTAAAGAGGCGCCGGTGATCACCGGTGTGACCGTTGTCAGCCGCGATTCGCGGGCGCTGGCAATTGCCCGTGATATGGGCGTTTTTACCGTGCAGGAAAGCGGCGCTCCAGAGTTGAACGCAGCGTTGGCACGGGCGGCAGAGGTTGTCCGCGTACAGGGGGCAGAGGCGATCTTAGTCATGCCCTCCGATCTCCCGCTTTATACGGGTGAAGATGTCGAAAAGATCGTTCACATGGGGCGCTTTAATGCCTCGGTAGTCATTGCCCCGGATCGCTTTGAAGAAGGGACAAACGCTCTATTCATCGCCCCACCTGGGTTAATACCTTTTGGCTTTGGCGAGGGGAGTTTTGCCCGCCACATGACCTTAGCGCGGGAGGCAGGAGCTACCGTACAGGTTTACCGCTCAGAGCGGATCGCCCTTGATTTGGACACCCCCGACGACCTGACCCATTACGAACAATGGAGCGGCGCCGCGGCATCTCCGCTCTATTATTGA
- a CDS encoding HNH endonuclease — MPDNEKTTPLRCTLCEREVSYLSKHHIIPKSEGGRETVELCSPCHATLHRFFRNRTLAREKSTLEAIRADLDIQTYLAWVRKQRDGRIAVRPRRNRY, encoded by the coding sequence ATGCCCGACAACGAAAAAACTACCCCGCTCCGCTGCACCCTTTGTGAGCGAGAGGTGAGTTACCTTTCCAAGCACCACATCATCCCGAAGTCGGAGGGGGGGAGGGAAACGGTGGAGTTGTGCAGTCCCTGCCACGCCACACTGCACCGTTTCTTCCGCAACCGGACGCTCGCCCGCGAAAAATCAACCCTAGAGGCAATCCGCGCCGACCTCGACATCCAAACCTACCTTGCTTGGGTGCGCAAGCAGCGGGATGGGCGGATTGCTGTCCGCCCGCGTCGGAATCGGTATTGA
- a CDS encoding 2-phospho-L-lactate transferase, with product MALTPSVVVLAGGGGGARMVDGLARALPAGALTVIANTGDDFRFHGLAVSPDLDSILYTLAGRIGAAGWGIADDTREMIGMLAAYGEEVWFGLGDRDVATSILRTEWLSGGLPLSVVMADLAKRLGVATRLLPMTDQPVATQIDTAEHGLLDFQSYFVRHRWQPTARAIHYAGAANADAAPGVLHSIEEADLIVLAPSNPVLSIAPILAVQEIRTALERRRGIALAVSPLIGGKAIKGPTVKIMGELGLEASVAGIYAYYASANLLDGMLVDPHDAEGLTGMAGLTLHPAEIMLDTPERRLMVARTLLDWAAAERRRLLSVLD from the coding sequence ATGGCGCTAACACCTTCCGTTGTTGTCCTTGCTGGTGGGGGCGGCGGGGCGCGGATGGTCGATGGCTTAGCGCGGGCGCTTCCAGCCGGGGCGCTCACCGTCATCGCCAACACAGGGGACGATTTCCGTTTTCACGGTCTTGCCGTCTCGCCCGATTTGGATTCGATCCTCTACACGCTTGCCGGGCGGATTGGCGCGGCGGGGTGGGGCATTGCCGACGACACCCGCGAGATGATTGGCATGTTGGCAGCCTATGGCGAGGAGGTCTGGTTTGGCTTGGGGGATCGCGATGTGGCAACCAGTATCCTGCGCACGGAATGGCTCTCCGGGGGACTTCCGCTCAGTGTGGTGATGGCAGATCTGGCAAAGCGCTTAGGGGTGGCAACACGCTTGCTCCCGATGACTGATCAGCCCGTTGCCACACAGATTGACACCGCCGAACATGGACTGCTGGATTTCCAAAGCTATTTTGTTCGTCACCGTTGGCAGCCCACTGCACGGGCAATCCACTACGCAGGGGCGGCAAATGCCGACGCCGCGCCGGGTGTTCTCCACTCTATTGAGGAAGCCGACCTGATTGTGCTTGCCCCCTCCAACCCCGTTTTGAGCATTGCACCGATTCTTGCTGTACAAGAGATACGGACAGCGCTTGAACGGCGGCGCGGGATCGCCCTTGCCGTTAGTCCGCTGATTGGGGGGAAGGCGATCAAGGGACCTACGGTGAAAATCATGGGCGAATTAGGACTAGAGGCTAGCGTTGCGGGCATTTATGCCTACTATGCTTCGGCAAACCTGCTGGATGGAATGCTCGTTGATCCCCATGATGCCGAGGGGCTGACGGGGATGGCAGGGCTGACCCTTCACCCCGCCGAGATTATGTTGGACACCCCCGAACGCCGCCTGATGGTGGCGCGTACCTTGCTGGATTGGGCTGCTGCTGAACGCCGCCGTTTGCTGAGTGTGTTAGATTAA
- a CDS encoding rhomboid family intramembrane serine protease, producing the protein MTHQPAPSMPAAPSPQAIPFLERPLLTYTILTILIGALLVEGVYQQVSDTATLSYPLLTWGALDFQRVVRYGEHYRLFTAMFLHAGQIHLLFNAFALFFYGRSLEHMWGRGRFAAIYLLGGLSGSLASLIFNRGTSIGASGAIFAIFGSYIVFIYQNRILFGELGKRELRNLAGFAALNFGLGLLTQVIPGTRGIDNWGHIGGFVGGIILGSLITPLYLPSGEFFTPSEGGAPRQRIVRGRPFRQTWYIPLIYAAALLVIYIFALGSLR; encoded by the coding sequence ATGACTCACCAACCTGCCCCATCAATGCCGGCTGCTCCCTCCCCCCAAGCCATACCCTTTCTGGAACGCCCATTGCTCACCTATACCATCCTTACTATCCTTATCGGTGCGCTCCTTGTCGAGGGCGTTTACCAACAGGTCAGCGACACGGCGACGCTCAGTTACCCGCTGCTCACATGGGGGGCGCTGGATTTTCAGCGTGTGGTACGCTATGGGGAGCATTACCGTCTATTCACGGCGATGTTCCTCCATGCCGGGCAAATCCACCTCCTGTTCAACGCCTTTGCCTTATTTTTCTATGGGCGCAGCCTTGAACACATGTGGGGACGGGGGCGTTTTGCCGCCATTTACCTTCTTGGTGGGCTAAGCGGTTCGCTTGCCAGCCTGATCTTCAATCGCGGAACGTCTATTGGTGCGTCGGGGGCGATCTTTGCCATCTTTGGTAGTTATATAGTATTCATCTACCAAAATCGCATCCTCTTTGGGGAACTTGGCAAGCGCGAACTGCGCAACCTCGCTGGCTTTGCTGCGTTGAATTTTGGGTTGGGGCTGCTGACACAGGTAATCCCCGGCACGCGGGGCATTGATAACTGGGGTCATATAGGCGGTTTTGTGGGGGGGATTATCCTCGGCAGCCTGATCACCCCGCTCTACCTCCCATCGGGTGAGTTCTTCACCCCTAGCGAGGGCGGAGCGCCACGCCAGCGCATCGTGCGCGGGCGTCCCTTTCGCCAGACATGGTACATCCCGCTCATTTATGCTGCTGCCCTTTTGGTGATCTATATCTTTGCCTTAGGGAGTCTGCGGTAG
- a CDS encoding LLM class F420-dependent oxidoreductase — translation MEIAIMIEGQDGLTWARWQRLARTVEDCGFVGLYRSDHYTNADAPDKDSLELWVSLTWLASHTKRIEFGPLVSPVSFRHPSMTARMAAAVDDLSGGRLQLGVGAGWQKREHDQYGWDLLELPARFARFEEGLEVMTRLLGSDTPVHFEGTYYRLRGATLLPRPARALPIVIGGRGPKKTLPLVAKYAHEWNAVFMPPADIAAGNARLDDLLVAAGRKPTDVRRTLMTGCYFGRTEAAVKGRLGERSREGLRALGVVVGTPSEIQDQIGEYERVGVQRIMLQWLDQDDIDGLEGLAKAALV, via the coding sequence ATGGAAATTGCCATCATGATTGAAGGGCAGGATGGGCTAACGTGGGCGCGGTGGCAGCGCCTTGCCCGTACAGTGGAAGATTGCGGCTTCGTCGGGCTTTATCGCTCCGATCACTACACGAACGCCGATGCCCCCGACAAGGACTCCCTTGAACTGTGGGTATCCCTCACTTGGTTGGCAAGCCACACAAAACGGATTGAATTCGGTCCGCTCGTCTCGCCAGTGTCCTTTCGTCACCCCTCCATGACGGCACGTATGGCGGCGGCAGTGGATGATCTCTCTGGTGGACGGCTGCAACTGGGTGTTGGCGCGGGGTGGCAAAAACGCGAACACGATCAGTATGGGTGGGATTTGCTCGAACTTCCCGCCCGCTTTGCCCGTTTCGAGGAAGGTTTAGAGGTTATGACGCGCCTCTTGGGGAGCGATACCCCCGTCCATTTTGAAGGGACATATTACCGCCTGCGAGGAGCAACCCTTCTTCCCCGTCCGGCACGCGCTCTCCCTATTGTGATTGGCGGACGCGGACCGAAAAAGACCCTTCCGTTGGTGGCGAAATATGCCCACGAATGGAATGCCGTCTTTATGCCCCCGGCTGATATTGCTGCGGGCAACGCCCGCCTTGATGATTTGCTGGTTGCCGCCGGACGAAAGCCTACCGATGTCCGCCGAACGCTGATGACTGGGTGTTACTTTGGGCGAACAGAGGCAGCGGTGAAGGGGCGGTTGGGAGAACGCTCGCGGGAGGGGCTGCGGGCACTTGGCGTCGTCGTTGGGACGCCAAGCGAGATTCAGGATCAGATTGGCGAGTATGAGCGCGTTGGAGTCCAACGGATCATGCTGCAATGGCTTGATCAGGACGACATAGACGGGTTGGAAGGTTTGGCAAAGGCAGCACTGGTGTAA
- a CDS encoding spermidine/putrescine ABC transporter substrate-binding protein, producing the protein MRKGMILVVILVLVGVSLGVRAKAQPELDSELYIYNWSDYMDESLLEEYETQFGVKITYDTFASLEEMFAKIQAGAEYDVIFPSDFMIARMIELNLLQKYDKANVPNLSNVGGEYREVWFDPGAEYCVPYQWGSTGLAVSRKLDRIPDSWGALFDPEQAAYYAQNGGINILDDQREVIGAALKYLGYSLNETDPAHLEAARDLIIAAKGNFLYYNSSDYQDTLLIPGEVALSHSWDGSTVKAAIATKSEEFPLGEWIHIVPKEGATRFMEGMCIPATVNAKRKATAEHFINFMMIPEHAARNSNVTGYYSTNTPAFEFFLPELKELLPSVDVIETLEWMRPLPEESMRLWDQIWTEIRAAG; encoded by the coding sequence ATGCGCAAAGGCATGATCCTCGTCGTGATCCTTGTTTTGGTTGGCGTCTCGCTCGGCGTTCGGGCAAAGGCGCAGCCCGAACTAGACAGCGAACTTTACATCTACAATTGGTCGGACTACATGGATGAGTCCTTGCTTGAAGAATACGAAACGCAGTTTGGGGTCAAAATCACCTACGACACCTTTGCCTCGCTAGAGGAGATGTTCGCCAAAATTCAAGCTGGGGCAGAGTATGACGTGATCTTCCCCTCCGACTTTATGATCGCCCGCATGATTGAACTGAACTTGCTTCAAAAGTATGATAAAGCGAACGTCCCCAACCTGAGTAACGTTGGCGGGGAATACCGTGAGGTGTGGTTTGATCCCGGTGCGGAATACTGCGTTCCCTACCAATGGGGATCAACGGGACTGGCGGTTTCGCGCAAGCTGGATCGTATTCCCGATAGTTGGGGGGCGCTTTTTGACCCCGAACAGGCGGCATACTACGCCCAAAACGGCGGGATCAACATCCTTGACGACCAGCGCGAGGTGATCGGCGCGGCGTTGAAATACCTCGGCTATTCGCTGAATGAAACCGATCCAGCGCACCTTGAGGCGGCACGCGATCTAATCATCGCCGCAAAGGGAAATTTCCTCTACTATAACAGCAGCGATTATCAAGATACCCTGCTCATCCCGGGCGAAGTGGCGCTCTCCCATTCATGGGATGGCTCTACTGTCAAGGCAGCAATTGCCACCAAGAGCGAGGAATTTCCGCTTGGCGAGTGGATTCATATTGTGCCAAAGGAAGGGGCAACGCGCTTCATGGAGGGGATGTGTATTCCAGCGACGGTGAACGCCAAGCGGAAGGCGACGGCGGAACACTTCATCAACTTCATGATGATTCCTGAACATGCCGCCCGCAACAGCAACGTGACCGGCTATTACTCCACAAACACGCCCGCCTTTGAGTTCTTCCTTCCAGAGTTGAAAGAACTGCTGCCCTCAGTGGACGTGATTGAAACGTTGGAGTGGATGCGTCCTCTGCCAGAAGAATCGATGCGGTTGTGGGATCAGATTTGGACGGAAATTCGAGCGGCAGGGTGA
- a CDS encoding endonuclease III — protein sequence MPSSKLVRLQATYQAVAAVLRQSFGTPLWVPCCPPVDELVNCILSQSTTDTNRDRAFALLKGAFPTWEAVRDAPLSAVVEAIRPAGLANQKAPRIQNALRYITAQRGSITLDFLGDMPVSEAKAWLMDIDGVGPKTAAIVLCFAFGKPAFPVDTHIHRVAGRIGLLPAKMSAEKAHDLMESIIPPEDYYPGHLNLIRLGREICTARRAYCERCPLTAWCDYYQHSQKSSQTKSKGTSS from the coding sequence GTGCCATCATCCAAACTCGTTCGCTTACAGGCAACCTATCAAGCAGTGGCTGCGGTGCTTCGGCAGTCATTCGGAACACCGCTATGGGTTCCTTGCTGTCCGCCTGTGGATGAACTCGTCAATTGTATTCTTAGCCAATCAACGACAGATACGAATCGGGATCGGGCATTTGCCCTCTTGAAAGGCGCTTTTCCAACATGGGAAGCTGTGCGCGATGCGCCGCTGAGCGCAGTAGTAGAAGCGATCCGTCCAGCAGGACTGGCAAACCAGAAAGCGCCGCGCATCCAAAACGCCCTTCGCTATATCACCGCACAGCGTGGATCAATCACCCTTGATTTCCTTGGCGACATGCCAGTGAGCGAGGCGAAAGCGTGGTTGATGGACATCGATGGGGTTGGACCCAAAACAGCCGCCATCGTCCTTTGTTTTGCCTTTGGCAAGCCCGCCTTCCCTGTGGATACACACATTCATCGTGTTGCCGGACGGATTGGCTTGCTCCCCGCGAAGATGAGCGCGGAGAAGGCACACGATCTGATGGAATCGATCATCCCCCCGGAAGATTATTATCCGGGACACCTGAATCTCATCCGCTTGGGGCGCGAGATTTGCACCGCACGCCGCGCCTATTGCGAGCGTTGCCCGTTAACCGCGTGGTGCGATTATTATCAACATTCTCAAAAATCATCTCAGACGAAATCCAAAGGGACATCCTCATGA
- a CDS encoding zinc ribbon domain-containing protein yields MPSYDFRCPDCRWRGVLRFKSFADYDTAEKTCPRCQGKNVVRSIRRVAILRSEDSRFDAMEDDSALAGLEDADPQTLGRFMRRMSAESGEDLGDEFNEVVGRLEKGEDPESIESSLEASGAAGDILGGGADDGGLGGGDF; encoded by the coding sequence ATGCCTTCTTATGATTTTCGCTGCCCCGACTGCCGTTGGCGCGGGGTGCTTCGCTTCAAATCCTTTGCCGACTATGACACGGCGGAAAAAACCTGCCCGCGCTGTCAGGGAAAAAACGTCGTCCGCTCTATCCGGCGGGTGGCGATCTTGCGTTCGGAGGATTCGCGCTTCGACGCCATGGAGGACGACTCTGCATTGGCGGGACTAGAGGACGCCGACCCGCAAACGCTCGGACGCTTCATGCGCCGCATGAGCGCTGAGTCGGGCGAAGACCTCGGGGATGAGTTCAACGAGGTGGTCGGGCGCTTGGAGAAGGGCGAAGACCCCGAATCGATTGAGTCCTCGTTGGAGGCATCGGGGGCGGCAGGGGACATTCTCGGTGGCGGGGCTGATGATGGGGGGTTAGGCGGAGGTGATTTCTAG
- the glgB gene encoding 1,4-alpha-glucan branching protein GlgB, with product MPNDTLTAAIDALMHAMHGAPFEILGIHDAGDGQSIIRTVQPHLQGVTVVVGKARHPMTKRHEYGLWEVTIPTPGEGYHMMGTTTDGQPITFDDPYSFPPTLTDYDIYLLGEGTHLNAYDKLGAHLIEIDGVAGVRFTVWAPNAKRISIVGNFNGWDDRMHPMRHLSNGFWELFIPGMKDGEVYKYDILSHNAGYKGQKCDPYGFRTEVRPNNASIVCDLSGYTWGDAEWMGSREARNGLKAPVAIYEVHLGSWRRKEDGTWLSYRELAHELVDYVKSMNFTHIELMPVAEHPLDASWGYQVTGYFAPTSRFGSPADFMYFVDRCHQNGIGVLLDWVPAHFPKDGHALSYFDGTHLYEHADSRQGEHPDWGTLIFNYGRNEVRNFLISNALFWLDKYHIDGLRVDAVSSMLYLDFSRKAGEWIPNRYGSNENLEAISFLKQFNEIVHDKFPGAVTVAEESTAWAMVSRPVYIGGLGFTYKWNMGWMHDTLKYISKDPVYRRWEHNSLTFSMLYAFNENFVLSLSHDEVVHMKGSLIHKIAGDWWQKFATLRLLLGYQYTHPGKKLNFMGAEFGQWNEWSETRSLDWYLLELPTHTSMQAWTRDLNRFYCENPALYEVDFDWTGFKWINANDSDNSIFSYARFAADASNFLVVVLNLTPVVRERYTIGVPEAGAYREVLNSDSAFYGGSNVGNGGGVQASDSPWGEFPASLSLTIPPLGMLILKRDK from the coding sequence ATGCCCAACGATACCCTTACTGCCGCAATTGACGCCCTCATGCACGCTATGCATGGCGCACCCTTTGAGATTCTCGGTATTCATGATGCCGGGGATGGACAATCGATCATCCGCACCGTTCAACCGCACCTTCAGGGGGTGACGGTGGTTGTAGGGAAGGCGCGTCACCCGATGACAAAACGCCATGAGTACGGGTTGTGGGAGGTAACCATCCCCACACCGGGCGAGGGCTATCACATGATGGGGACAACCACTGATGGGCAACCGATCACCTTTGATGATCCCTACAGTTTTCCCCCCACCCTCACCGATTATGATATTTACCTTCTGGGCGAAGGGACGCACCTGAACGCTTACGACAAACTTGGCGCACACCTCATCGAGATTGATGGGGTGGCGGGGGTGCGCTTCACCGTTTGGGCGCCCAATGCAAAGCGGATCAGCATTGTGGGTAATTTCAATGGGTGGGATGACCGGATGCACCCTATGCGCCACCTATCCAATGGCTTCTGGGAGCTTTTCATCCCCGGTATGAAAGATGGCGAGGTCTATAAATACGACATTCTCTCCCACAATGCCGGCTATAAGGGGCAAAAATGCGATCCCTACGGCTTCCGCACGGAAGTCCGCCCCAACAACGCCTCGATTGTCTGCGACCTCAGCGGCTACACCTGGGGCGATGCCGAATGGATGGGCAGCCGTGAAGCGCGAAACGGTTTGAAAGCGCCCGTCGCCATTTATGAAGTCCATTTGGGGTCGTGGCGGCGCAAAGAGGATGGGACATGGCTCAGCTATCGGGAACTTGCCCATGAATTGGTCGATTACGTCAAATCAATGAACTTTACGCACATTGAATTGATGCCTGTTGCCGAACACCCCCTCGATGCCTCATGGGGGTACCAAGTGACAGGCTATTTTGCCCCCACCAGCCGCTTCGGATCGCCCGCCGATTTCATGTACTTTGTGGATCGCTGCCATCAAAATGGGATCGGTGTCCTCCTAGACTGGGTACCGGCGCACTTTCCGAAGGACGGTCATGCCCTCAGCTACTTTGATGGGACGCACCTTTACGAACACGCCGATTCGCGGCAGGGCGAACACCCCGATTGGGGGACGCTGATCTTCAACTATGGACGTAACGAGGTGCGTAATTTCTTGATCTCGAATGCCCTGTTTTGGTTAGATAAATATCATATCGATGGGCTGCGGGTGGACGCCGTGTCCTCCATGCTTTACCTCGATTTTTCTCGCAAGGCAGGGGAGTGGATTCCCAACCGCTATGGGAGCAACGAAAACCTTGAGGCGATCAGTTTCTTAAAGCAGTTCAATGAGATCGTTCACGATAAATTCCCCGGCGCTGTCACGGTGGCAGAAGAATCCACCGCATGGGCAATGGTTTCCCGCCCCGTCTACATTGGCGGATTGGGCTTCACCTACAAATGGAACATGGGCTGGATGCACGACACCCTGAAGTACATCAGCAAAGACCCCGTGTACCGCCGTTGGGAACACAATTCGCTGACCTTTTCGATGCTCTATGCCTTCAACGAAAACTTCGTCCTCTCCCTCTCCCATGATGAAGTTGTCCATATGAAAGGCTCGCTGATTCACAAGATCGCTGGCGATTGGTGGCAAAAATTCGCTACGCTGCGGCTCTTGCTCGGCTACCAATACACACATCCGGGCAAAAAGCTCAACTTCATGGGGGCGGAATTCGGGCAGTGGAACGAATGGAGCGAGACACGCTCGCTCGATTGGTATTTGCTTGAACTTCCTACCCACACTAGTATGCAGGCGTGGACACGCGACCTGAACAGGTTTTACTGCGAGAACCCCGCCCTTTACGAGGTTGATTTCGATTGGACAGGGTTCAAGTGGATCAACGCCAACGACTCTGATAACAGCATCTTCAGCTATGCTCGCTTTGCGGCGGATGCCTCCAACTTTCTGGTGGTGGTTTTGAACCTCACCCCTGTTGTCCGCGAGAGGTATACCATTGGCGTGCCGGAAGCAGGCGCCTACCGTGAAGTGCTGAACAGCGATTCAGCGTTTTACGGGGGGAGCAATGTTGGCAATGGGGGCGGGGTACAGGCATCGGACAGTCCATGGGGCGAATTCCCCGCCTCGCTTTCTCTCACCATCCCCCCTTTAGGGATGCTCATCTTGAAACGCGATAAATGA
- a CDS encoding FHA domain-containing protein: MPNVTDIYSEYVRLRQNGASIDAAIKALQSLVDQLDQGDRSQLNLLVRQWEARETNNYLLEKTKDTPPPPKKSPVIRPIGGNSATPSGGTSSPIKPLPSAAPDVNGFGDHPPAGKVFCSQCGKQNRQGDKYCYACGSLLATAGASVGSTKGLIDQSGDPRERLGTAYFGMSSKILIMIQGVSIPVSVFSDKEIVLGRSSADSPMKPDVDLSSFDAEGLGVSRLHASLKRDEHTVQIMDLSSKNHTFINNQRLHPREVRVLRDGDEVRLGRLSFTITFRHS; encoded by the coding sequence ATGCCCAATGTGACGGATATTTATTCAGAATATGTGAGGTTGCGGCAAAATGGCGCTTCGATTGATGCGGCGATCAAAGCCTTACAATCCCTTGTAGATCAGTTGGATCAGGGAGATCGCAGCCAATTGAACTTGCTTGTGCGGCAGTGGGAAGCGCGGGAGACGAACAACTACCTTTTGGAAAAAACAAAAGACACGCCCCCACCACCTAAGAAAAGCCCTGTGATTCGCCCGATTGGGGGGAACTCAGCCACGCCTTCAGGCGGCACATCCTCACCGATCAAGCCACTTCCTTCGGCTGCGCCAGATGTGAATGGCTTTGGCGATCACCCGCCAGCGGGAAAAGTGTTCTGTTCCCAATGCGGGAAACAAAATCGGCAAGGCGATAAGTATTGTTATGCTTGTGGGTCGCTTTTGGCAACAGCAGGCGCTTCGGTAGGGTCTACGAAGGGGTTGATCGATCAAAGTGGTGACCCCCGTGAACGGCTTGGGACAGCCTACTTTGGGATGTCCTCCAAAATTCTGATCATGATTCAAGGGGTCTCTATTCCGGTGAGTGTGTTTTCCGATAAAGAAATCGTTCTAGGGCGTTCTTCCGCAGATAGCCCGATGAAACCGGATGTTGATCTTTCCAGCTTTGACGCCGAAGGCTTGGGAGTTTCGCGCCTTCATGCCTCTTTGAAGCGCGATGAGCATACCGTCCAGATCATGGATTTGAGCAGTAAAAATCACACCTTTATCAACAATCAGCGCCTTCACCCGCGTGAGGTGCGCGTCCTCCGCGATGGCGATGAGGTTCGCTTAGGGCGACTCAGTTTCACAATCACTTTTCGGCATTCATAA